The following coding sequences are from one Pseudomonadales bacterium window:
- the rpsJ gene encoding 30S ribosomal protein S10, giving the protein MQNQRIRIRLKAFDHRLIDVSTQEIVETAKRTGAQVRGPIPLPTRKERFTVLVSPHVYKDARDQYEIRTHKRLLDIVEPTEKTVDALMKLDLAAGVEVQISLG; this is encoded by the coding sequence ATGCAAAATCAGCGAATCAGAATTCGTTTAAAGGCGTTTGATCATCGCTTAATTGATGTTTCAACCCAAGAGATTGTTGAAACAGCTAAGCGTACAGGCGCTCAAGTGAGAGGTCCTATCCCGTTGCCAACGCGCAAAGAGCGTTTTACGGTATTGGTTTCACCGCATGTTTATAAAGACGCGCGTGACCAATATGAAATCCGTACGCACAAGCGCTTGTTAGACATCGTTGAGCCAACTGAAAAAACAGTTGATGCTTTGATGAAGTTGGACTTGGCGGCAGGTGTCGAGGTTCAAATCAGCTTAGGCTAG
- the rplC gene encoding 50S ribosomal protein L3 has translation MTIGLVGRKCGMTRIFTEDGASVPVTVVEVAPNKVTQVKTVDTDGYSAIQVTQGAKKASRVNKAEAGHFAKAGVEAGVGLWEFRTENTEQAFEVGQELTVALFEAGQAVDVTGQSKGKGFQGGVKRWNFKTQDATHGNSLAHRAPGSIGQCQTPGRVWKGKKMAGHMGAEQVTTQNLEVVRVDADTNVILIKGAVPGAAGAEVVVRPAVKA, from the coding sequence ATGACTATTGGTTTAGTCGGCCGCAAATGCGGTATGACTCGCATATTTACAGAAGATGGAGCATCGGTTCCCGTTACTGTTGTTGAAGTAGCGCCGAACAAGGTGACTCAGGTTAAGACTGTCGACACAGACGGTTATTCTGCCATTCAAGTTACTCAAGGTGCTAAGAAAGCATCTCGCGTCAATAAAGCCGAAGCAGGTCACTTTGCTAAAGCAGGTGTTGAAGCGGGTGTTGGCCTTTGGGAATTCCGCACAGAAAACACAGAGCAAGCCTTTGAAGTTGGCCAAGAGCTGACAGTTGCCTTGTTTGAAGCTGGTCAGGCTGTCGATGTTACAGGTCAGTCTAAAGGTAAAGGTTTTCAAGGTGGTGTGAAGCGTTGGAATTTTAAAACACAAGACGCTACTCACGGTAACTCACTTGCGCACCGCGCGCCTGGCTCTATTGGTCAATGTCAAACACCTGGTCGTGTTTGGAAAGGCAAGAAAATGGCCGGTCACATGGGTGCCGAACAAGTCACTACGCAGAACCTAGAAGTTGTGCGTGTTGATGCAGATACAAATGTCATCCTAATCAAGGGTGCTGTTCCTGGAGCGGCTGGCGCAGAAGTTGTTGTGCGTCCTGCTGTGAAAGCCTAA
- the rplD gene encoding 50S ribosomal protein L4 translates to MELSIVAPGNSSAGTVEVSEKAFARDYNEDLVHQVVTAYMAGGRQGTKAQKNRAAVSGGGKKPWRQKGTGRARAGTIRSPIWVGGGRAFAASPRNFEQKVNKKMYRAAMCSIVSELARQERLVVVEDLNVAEPKTKLLVAQLAELNAPKALLVTEEVNTNLYLAARNIPNVDSVDVQAVDPVSLVSFEKVVVTVAALKKLEESLA, encoded by the coding sequence ATGGAATTAAGCATTGTTGCTCCTGGTAATTCGTCGGCTGGAACTGTAGAAGTTTCAGAGAAGGCGTTTGCTAGGGACTATAACGAAGATTTAGTGCATCAAGTTGTTACAGCTTATATGGCTGGCGGCCGTCAAGGCACTAAAGCACAGAAGAATCGCGCAGCAGTAAGCGGTGGTGGTAAGAAGCCATGGCGCCAAAAAGGTACTGGCCGTGCACGTGCGGGTACTATTCGCAGCCCAATCTGGGTTGGCGGTGGTCGCGCTTTTGCTGCAAGTCCGCGTAACTTTGAGCAAAAAGTTAACAAGAAAATGTACCGTGCTGCAATGTGTAGCATCGTGTCTGAGCTTGCTCGTCAAGAGCGCTTAGTGGTGGTTGAAGACTTAAATGTTGCCGAGCCAAAGACTAAGTTATTGGTAGCTCAGTTGGCCGAATTAAATGCGCCAAAAGCATTGTTAGTGACTGAAGAAGTGAATACCAATCTTTACTTGGCTGCTCGCAATATTCCGAATGTTGATTCGGTTGATGTGCAAGCGGTTGATCCAGTAAGCCTGGTAAGCTTTGAAAAAGTCGTGGTGACCGTTGCGGCACTGAAAAAGCTTGAGGAGTCATTAGCATGA
- the rplW gene encoding 50S ribosomal protein L23, whose translation MNPERIYTTLLGPHLSEKAAIAAEANQFVFKVAIDANKLEVKKAVEKLFNVKVEAVRIVKTKGKVKRNRFGLAKRSDAKKAIVRLAAGHEIDFSVAE comes from the coding sequence ATGAACCCAGAGCGTATTTATACAACTTTATTAGGTCCACACCTTTCAGAGAAGGCAGCGATTGCAGCAGAAGCTAATCAGTTTGTCTTTAAAGTGGCAATCGATGCTAACAAGTTGGAAGTGAAGAAGGCCGTTGAAAAACTGTTTAACGTTAAAGTTGAAGCAGTCAGAATCGTCAAGACTAAAGGCAAGGTGAAGCGTAACCGTTTTGGTTTAGCTAAGCGCAGCGATGCTAAAAAAGCTATCGTGCGTCTTGCAGCTGGTCACGAAATTGATTTTAGTGTAGCGGAGTAA